The bacterium genome includes the window CCGAAGACGACGACCACGCCGAAGATGAGGCCGAAGACGACGACCACGCCGAAGATGAGGCCGAAGACGACGACCACGCCGAAGAGGGAGGACATGCCCACACCGGCGCCGACCCCCACTTCTGGCTGGATCCGCTGCGAGTTGCCAAAGCCGCTCTGCTGATCGCTGAAGCACTTACGGAGATCGACCCGTCCGGTGACTGGATGTCCCGCGCCGAGGCCTATGCCGCCACCCTGACCGAACTGGACGCAGAGATCCAGGACATCCTTGCCCCGATCCCGCATGAGAGCCGGGTGCTGATCACGAACCACGACTCGCTCGGCTACTTCGCTGATCGTTACGAGTTCGAGGTCATCGGCGTGGTCATTCCGGGCGGCTCAACCCTCGCCGACCCCAGTTCGGCGGAACTGGCTACGTTGGTTGAGGAGATCGTGGAAGAAGGAGTGAAGGTGATCTTCGCGGAGACCATCGACTCCACTGCGCTGGCGGAGGCGGTTGCAGCCGAGGCCGGCACTGACGTAGCAGTTGTCACCCTCCACACGGGATCCCTGGGCGAGCCGGGAACGGAAACCGACAACATTGTCGGAATGCTCAGGAACAATGCCATCAGGATCGCCGACGCCCTCTCTTAAAGCGTGCCGCAGCAAAAAGGGCCACTTGCCTAGGCAGGCGCCGAAACGAACTCCGCGGGTTCGCCCGCGACTATTGCCTGGGATTCGATTGTCGGCAACAGTTACAACCCCGGATCGAGTGAGGGCCTGACCCCATGGAGTGGTTTACCGAACCCTTCGAGTTCGCCTTTCAGCAGCGGGCGATGCTGGGTGGCGCGCTGGCCGCCATCGCCGGGGCGGTGGTCGGGACCTGGGTCGTGATTCGTGGCATGAGCTTCCTAGGTGACGCCCTGATCCACGGGGTGATACCGGGGATCACGCTGGCCATCCTCCTCGACTTCAATGTGTTCATAGGGGCGGGGATGGCGGCGGTGGTCATGATCGCCGGGATCAATCTGGTCCACCGCCAGACCGTTTTCTCCGAGGACACCGGTATCGGGCTGCTGTTCGTGGGAATGCTGGGTCTGGGTGTCATCTTCATCTCCCGGTCTCCTTCCTACAGCGGCGGGATCGCGGCGATCCTTTTCGGCGATACTCTGGGCGTCCAGGCGGCGGATATCCAGGTCCTGATGGTCGTGACGGCGGTCGTGGTCCTGGTCTCGGTCATCCTCTACCGACCCTTTCTCGTACTGTCCTTCAACGAGACCAAGGCCAGCCTGCTGGGACTACGACCTTCTCTCACCAACGCCGCGCTGCTGACGTTGGTCACCCTCTCCATCGTCGGTTCCTACCGCACTGTCGGAACCCTGCTGGCGTTCGGCCTGCTGGTGGGGCCTCCAGCAACGGCCGCTCTCCTGGTGCGGCGCGTTCCCGCCATGATGATCACGAGCGCGGTCATCGGGGTCATCAGCGTGGCCGGCGGGCTGGTTATCAGCTACCACGCCAACACGTCCGGGTCGGCAACCATGGCGGTCCTCCCGGTGGTGCTGTTCTTCCTGGTGCTGGCGGTCACCAACCTCCGGGAGAGAATCGCGTCGAGTGCGGAGAACGCGACCGGCAAGTAGCCCTGGAGCTTCATACCGCGACAGGGCCATCGAATAGCGATGATCCAGTTCAGGCGCCCCGGAACTCCCGCTCCGTTCACCCCCACCAGCCCCCATCCATGAAGAATTGTCCATGAAGAATCGGCACCAGACCGGCGCCTGCTATCCTTGGTCCTTCGTAGTCTCGGTTGGCTCCGGTCCTGATGGTAAAGGGTCGGGTCCGGCGGAGATCCGTCAGCACGAAAGGAGCCCCGGATGGGTGCGCACGACCCGCACGAGTGCGATACGCACGAGCACCACGNNNNNNNNNNNNNNNNNNNNNNNNNNNNNNNNNNNNNNNNNNNNNNNNNNNNNNNNNNNNNNNNNNNNNNNNNNNNNNNNNNNNNNNNNNNNNNNNNNNNGTGACGAGGAAGGCCACGTCCACGACCCGCACGAGTGCGACACGCACGAGCACCATGCCGATGAGCACGAGCATGATGACCACGAGTGCGACACGCATGAGCACCACGGTGACGAGGAAGGCCACGTCCACGACCCGCACGAGTGCGACACGCACGAGCACCACGGTCACTGAGTAGTAGGCCGGTGGCCTGGGCGGAGCGATAACTCCGTCCAGGCGGACATCTTCCTGAAGAAACCAGAGGACTCGATCCTCGGGTTTCTCGCGTCCGGACCGCCGGTTCCTGCTAGCTACCTCTCGGCGTTGAGGGCCGCCATCAGGAGGCGATGTGCTCCGCCCTTGGACAGGGGTTCGTTGAAGTTGCCGCACTTGGGCGACTGGACACAGGACGGGCACCCGGAGACGCATCGGCACCGCGCGAGGGCCGCCACCGTGGCCTTCACCAATTCCTCGGCAGCCGGGTACGCCACCGGAGCGATGCCGGAGCCACCCCGGTAGCCCTCATGGACAAAGATGGTGGCCTCGCCCGTCTGCGGGTGGCGAGTGATCGAGAGGCCACCGATGTCGGAGCGATCGCAGATCGCGAACAGCGGGAGCATGGCGATCATGGTGTGCTCTGCGGCGTGAAGCGCCCCGGGCGCCTCTCGCCGGTCGATTCCGGCCCGATCCATGACCGATCCTGGCACGGTGAACCAGATTGCCTCGGTCTCGATCTGCGTCGGAGGCAGGTCCAACGGGATGGTTCGCCGGTCGTCGCGTCCGTCTCTGATCCGGTACTTGCGGCGGTAGCCCAGCACGTGAGCCGACACCCGCACCGGACCGAGGAAACTGCCCATCGCCCCCACGCCGGCCCGCTCGGAGACCCCCATCACATCGAGATCCTTCTGGACGTGTGGCTCGGTGTAGTACTCGACCCGGGCGCTCCGGGCACGGACCTCCAGCCCCGCCACGTCCAGTTCCTCCACCAGGTAGGTCCGGCCCTTGTGCAGGTAGACGGCCCCCTCATGCGCGTCCGAGAAGGCCCGTTCCCAGTCCACCTCACCTATCACCCGGCGGGTCCCGAGGTCGTAGATGGAGAACGAGCGGGAGTCGGATGACCTGATGCTCCTGCCATGGGCGGGCGATCTCCGGCCGGTCCAGAGCAGCCGGCGGTCCTCGAGACGCAGATCCCCCTCCCCGACCAGGCGGGCCCCCGACTCCCAGAGGTCATCTCCGAAGAGGGGCCGATCCCGCCAGCCGAGAGGCAACTCGTGGGCAGCGCAGCTCAGGTGGTAATCCATGACGTTCGGGTTGGTCGGGTTCACGACCGCGGCTTCGGGTGTCCGGCCGAAGAGCTCTTCGGGATGGTGGACGAAGTACTGGTCCAGAGCATCCTCTCCGGCCACCAGGACCACCAACGCCATCTCCTGTTCCCGGCCGGCCCTCCCGGCCTGCTGCCGGAACGAGGAAATGGTGCCGGGGAACGTGCACAACAGGGCCGCATCGAGACCCCCGATGTCGACACCCAGCTCGAGCGCATTGGTGGCGGAGATGCCGACCAGTTCTCCCGAGAAGAGCCGGGCCTCGATGTCCCGCCGGTCCCGGGCCGTGTAGCCCGCCCGGTAGGGAGAAATCCGGTCGGCTGCGGCGCCGAGACGGCGGGCGGCGTTGACGTGGATCAACTCGGTGG containing:
- a CDS encoding metal ABC transporter substrate-binding protein; this translates as EDDDHAEDEAEDDDHAEDEAEDDDHAEEGGHAHTGADPHFWLDPLRVAKAALLIAEALTEIDPSGDWMSRAEAYAATLTELDAEIQDILAPIPHESRVLITNHDSLGYFADRYEFEVIGVVIPGGSTLADPSSAELATLVEEIVEEGVKVIFAETIDSTALAEAVAAEAGTDVAVVTLHTGSLGEPGTETDNIVGMLRNNAIRIADALS
- a CDS encoding metal ABC transporter permease, with the translated sequence MEWFTEPFEFAFQQRAMLGGALAAIAGAVVGTWVVIRGMSFLGDALIHGVIPGITLAILLDFNVFIGAGMAAVVMIAGINLVHRQTVFSEDTGIGLLFVGMLGLGVIFISRSPSYSGGIAAILFGDTLGVQAADIQVLMVVTAVVVLVSVILYRPFLVLSFNETKASLLGLRPSLTNAALLTLVTLSIVGSYRTVGTLLAFGLLVGPPATAALLVRRVPAMMITSAVIGVISVAGGLVISYHANTSGSATMAVLPVVLFFLVLAVTNLRERIASSAENATGK
- a CDS encoding DEAD/DEAH box helicase, yielding MASTDFRDLVSGWEKSDRFPGDLVHARIFPARPPRFGDLDPPLDPTLAERLAGKGIERLYGHQARAIHSIRGGTHTVVASGTASGKTLCYQVPIAERALEDRTSTALLIFPTKALAQDQLGSIQALSLPEMTVSAYDGDLPREQRSRVRRRANVVLTNPDMLHYGILPNHGLWKDFLSRLGHVVVDEMHYLRGMFGSHTANVIRRLRRLAAHYGADPTFVLTSATIGNPVDLAERLCGVEVSLVDSDDSAAGERMVAIWNPPLNEESSGRRSSIAETTDLYVDLVRRGIHTIAFGRSRRATELIHVNAARRLGAAADRISPYRAGYTARDRRDIEARLFSGELVGISATNALELGVDIGGLDAALLCTFPGTISSFRQQAGRAGREQEMALVVLVAGEDALDQYFVHHPEELFGRTPEAAVVNPTNPNVMDYHLSCAAHELPLGWRDRPLFGDDLWESGARLVGEGDLRLEDRRLLWTGRRSPAHGRSIRSSDSRSFSIYDLGTRRVIGEVDWERAFSDAHEGAVYLHKGRTYLVEELDVAGLEVRARSARVEYYTEPHVQKDLDVMGVSERAGVGAMGSFLGPVRVSAHVLGYRRKYRIRDGRDDRRTIPLDLPPTQIETEAIWFTVPGSVMDRAGIDRREAPGALHAAEHTMIAMLPLFAICDRSDIGGLSITRHPQTGEATIFVHEGYRGGSGIAPVAYPAAEELVKATVAALARCRCVSGCPSCVQSPKCGNFNEPLSKGGAHRLLMAALNAER